The following are encoded in a window of Pyrenophora tritici-repentis strain M4 chromosome 6, whole genome shotgun sequence genomic DNA:
- a CDS encoding SBDS domain containing protein, protein MARGNVAQTQVFYKGSSGDQFTVFIESEEMLKKWREDSSIPMTEVVAGWKILVPEHGKQGILNTASKSQMENEFGTSNEDDVVKKILKEGSVQSSENSERIGITNESQGGRQAH, encoded by the exons ATGGCCCGTGGAAACGTAGCTCAGACCCAGGTCTTCTACAAGGGTAGCTCAGGCGACCAATTCACCGTCTTCATCGAGAGCGAGGAGATGCTCAAGAAGTGGAGGGAGGACAGCAGCATTCCCATGACTGAGGTTGTCGCTGGATGGAAGATTCTGGTGCCTGA GCACGGCAAGCAGGGTATCCTCAACACCGCGAGCAAGAGCCAAATGGAGAACGAGTTCGGCACCAGCAACGAGGACGACGTTGTCAAGAAGATCCTCAAGGAGGGATCTGTCCAGTCGAGCGAG AACTCTGAACGCATCGGCATCACCAACGAGTCCCAGGGCGGACG
- a CDS encoding Rho guanyl nucleotide exchange factor: protein MAYVLSLRPHSPLKRSFSDNPYLNAYSPPKDALLAPLSDITIRNGSACSLYTLGANRTGDWTRSTENMAPLTSQSLLDLVPDKTGFPFSTRHLVEEPRKRNCGPDRPPPSFSRTAVPSYPYARDYHKPQHASAPSYDSESLRESMDVDEHHFDENQFFNLYEAIDVPLPIVRFSDNTSGESHEVDQLVPVAVAVPSQPFRRWMSTLKRRHAQRWKDDLHNVPRLSFDTTDGISVLSPPARRTSVSMCRTSDSMSSSMDYVTAIKTGSMTVGSASIAPRSEIGLHGRTRVCNRSSNYSDVRRSLESHCGALGPVLDENAWLRSLQRRKVVEELISSEESYIADLKVLINDYFMVLTALPTLSGNTKSSIQQNISQILQLHEDLLADLHEAVPQADFTKSADQESYPVTKAKHIRFHSADIVPGRFAEHRAARRLRHSLEIGRSPDRRPNGLVTDTETAGDIAKIFNKHMKRFFTYEEYGAHWTTMSQDLTTMCKGLHGWQEYERGVEALQKVVASENNREAGSRKALSFPDLLIKPIQRVCKYPLLFDDLCRHTPVYDDPEAHAELEKALFRLQETIREVNKAKDDPQTRRLIEITWQLQDRLAFQEQKISKALVFRLLGHVLLCGALHVAYQTPDRIKGSYLVCVLYKSCLVLATASRFHSPYTVVASIGLANASIEESNNGRGIQCHTAPHTWKFVFEHGHRLHELIFSACSSQEEEVWKTQLRERIVYETHDFVEGQPTMQDMYTSISLDLKSLGPVFGHANSLVRRMSVHRAATLGSKSNMSQVIIKNTQSQKLPDVPPTFSPSMITRSQSHLSTNHVPTLAPRRAERIRLESQLEDVWTKDLLPFPGMSNRRMENQIRASANSVMRKLSMASIASNFSRRSPSLSNTSHSRSEDSSGSRVHKVSQRNLRAQSATDRRPAPAVVDFHTAPAAFLPTDFEVEDPRPSSRRRRLANRAIGSEHSNDKPAPKPKKTRRLSTHIINLPRSESSNRVAKRSISHGSTASALHAPTPCVGVRRSAENRRVKREEKKDREPRPEMTPITPSKKFFKSKSRIFNFFR from the coding sequence ATGGCATATGTATTGTCCCTTCGGCCGCACAGCCCGCTCAAGCGTTCCTTCAGCGACAATCCGTACCTCAATGCCTACTCGCCCCCCAAGGATGCACTGCTCGCACCACTGAGCGACATCACGATTCGCAATGGCTCCGCCTGCTCGTTGTATACGCTCGGCGCAAATCGAACTGGAGACTGGACCCGCAGCACCGAAAACATGGCGCCCCTCACTTCTCAGTCGCTGCTCGACCTCGTCCCTGACAAGACTGGCTTTCCCTTTAGCACCAGGCACCTCGTTGAAGAACCGCGCAAGCGAAACTGCGGCCCCGACCGACCTCCACCGTCCTTTTCTCGGACAGCAGTACCGTCCTACCCATATGCGCGAGACTACCACAAACCACAGCATGCCTCGGCGCCTTCCTACGACAGCGAAAGCCTGCGAGAATCCATGGACGTTGATGAACACCATTTCGATGAGAACCAGTTTTTCAACCTTTACGAAGCCATAGATGTACCCCTGCCAATAGTTCGCTTTTCTGATAACACTAGTGGTGAATCACACGAGGTTGATCAGCTAGTGCCTGTCGCGGTTGCTGTTCCTTCGCAGCCGTTTCGGCGGTGGATGAGTACCTTGAAACGTCGACATGCCCAGCGCTGGAAGGATGATCTGCACAACGTACCTCGTTTGTCATTCGATACTACTGATGGCATCTCTGTTCTCTCTCCTCCAGCCAGACGGACGTCAGTGTCCATGTGCAGGACCTCGGACTCCATGTCGTCTTCGATGGATTACGTAACCGCGATAAAGACCGGTTCCATGACGGTTGGGAGCGCAAGCATTGCACCGCGGTCAGAAATTGGTCTGCATGGCAGGACCCGCGTATGTAACAGAAGCAGCAACTATTCGGATGTCCGCCGATCACTCGAGAGCCATTGTGGTGCGTTGGGGCCTGTACTTGACGAGAACGCATGGCTTCGATCACTACAGCGCCGCAAGGTCGTAGAGGAACTGATTTCCTCAGAAGAGAGCTACATTGCCGACCTCAAAGTTCTCATCAACGACTATTTTATGGTCCTTACGGCTCTTCCGACTCTATCAGGAAACACAAAGTCATCCATACAGCAAAACATCTCACAGATTCTACAACTCCACGAAGACCTGCTTGCGGATCTTCACGAAGCTGTACCTCAGGCCGATTTTACCAAGAGCGCAGATCAAGAGAGTTACCCAGTGACAAAAGCCAAGCACATCCGCTTCCACAGTGCCGATATCGTACCCGGACGCTTTGCCGAACACAGAGCCGCGAGAAGGCTTAGACATTCTCTGGAGATTGGGCGATCGCCAGATCGCAGACCAAACGGCTTGGTGACCGATACCGAGACGGCCGGAGACATTGCCAAGATATTCAACAAGCACATGAAGCGTTTCTTCACTTATGAAGAATATGGTGCCCATTGGACAACAATGTCACAGGATTTGACTACAATGTGCAAGGGGCTGCATGGCTGGCAAGAGTACGAGCGAGGTGTAGAAGCTTTACAAAAGGTAGTAGCTTCAGAGAATAATCGCGAGGCGGGTAGCAGGAAAGCACTCAGCTTTCCCGACCTCTTGATCAAACCCATCCAGAGGGTCTGCAAGTACCCCCTACTTTTTGATGATCTTTGCCGTCACACCCCCGTCTACGATGATCCGGAAGCGCACGCTGAGCTTGAGAAGGCCCTTTTTCGCCTGCAAGAGACTATTCGAGAGGTCAACAAAGCAAAAGACGATCCCCAAACACGACGATTGATTGAGATTACATGGCAGCTACAAGATCGACTAGCATTTCAAGAACAGAAGATATCGAAAGCTCTCGTCTTTCGACTGCTTGGGCATGTGCTTTTATGCGGTGCACTCCACGTGGCATACCAGACACCTGATCGCATTAAGGGTTCGTACTTGGTGTGCGTTCTGTACAAATCTTGTCTTGTACTTGCAACGGCTAGCCGGTTTCATTCGCCTTACACCGTAGTCGCCTCGATTGGGCTCGCCAATGCTAGCATCGAAGAGTCTAACAATGGCCGGGGTATCCAGTGCCACACTGCACCGCACACGTGGAAATTCGTCTTTGAACATGGGCATCGGTTACATGAACTCATCTTCAGTGCCTGCAGCTCGCAGGAAGAGGAGGTGTGGAAGACACAACTACGCGAACGTATTGTTTATGAAACACACGACTTCGTCGAAGGCCAACCTACCATGCAGGACATGTATACATCGATATCTCTAGATCTCAAGTCTCTTGGTCCTGTCTTTGGCCACGCGAACAGTCTAGTGCGACGCATGTCAGTTCATCGAGCGGCGACGCTGGGTTCGAAATCGAACATGAGCCAGGTGATTATCAAAAACACACAGTCACAGAAGTTGCCAGATGTGCCTCCCACATTCTCCCCCAGCATGATTACCCGATCGCAATCGCATCTCTCCACGAATCACGTCCCTACGCTGGCTCCTCGGCGCGCAGAGCGCATTCGCCTTGAGAGTCAGTTGGAAGACGTATGGACAAAGGACCTCCTGCCATTTCCCGGCATGTCAAACCGCAGAATGGAGAATCAAATCAGAGCCTCGGCAAATTCAGTGATGCGGAAGCTGAGCATGGCAAGCATCGCCAGCAACTTTTCTCGTCGGTCCCCTAGCCTTTCGAACACGAGTCACTCACGATCAGAAGATTCTTCTGGTAGCCGCGTTCACAAGGTGTCTCAGAGAAACCTACGAGCTCAATCGGCGACCGACCGAAGGCCAGCACCAGCAGTCGTGGACTTTCACACCGCACCAGCCGCATTTTTGCCAACCGACTTCGAGGTAGAGGACCCAAGACCCTCAAGCAGACGCCGACGTCTCGCCAACCGTGCGATAGGTTCAGAACATTCAAACGATAAACCTGCACCCAAGCCGAAGAAGACTCGTCGTCTTTCTACACATATCATCAACCTCCCACGATCTGAGTCGAGTAATCGAGTAGCAAAGAGGAGTATCTCCCATGGATCAACAGCATCTGCTTTGCACGCGCCAACTCCCTGTGTGGGTGTAAGAAGGAGTGCGGAGAACAGGAGGGTGAAGCGGGAAGAAAAGAAGGACCGCGAGCCGAGGCCTGAGATGACACCAATTACACCCTCGAAAAAGTTCTTTAAGAGCAAAAGCCGGATTTTTAATTTCTTTAGATGA
- a CDS encoding DegQ, Trypsin serine protease, typically periplasmic, containing C-terminal PDZ domain protein — MDDIHAPTVSSGPTSSGYSNGIPKEQLSLQELMAEKDRVEAELKALGQVLDSHGVHMNTGLTTFDGFPRSDIDVAQIRTTRARIIRLKNDYKDLMSRIEKGLHEHHARLAEQANNPAAGQTQDAGLGAPPAALEAPFAKVNSVVAGSPAETAGLKMGDTITKFGWVDWTNHERLSRVAEAVSQNEGIPITVKALRPNASGGPAESVQMQLTPRRNWGGRGLLGCHLLPM, encoded by the exons ATGGACGATATTCACGCGCCGACAGTCTCCTCGGGCCCAACTTCGTCGGGCTACTCCAATGGCATTCCCAAGGAGCAGTTGTCGCTGCAGGAGCTCATGGCCGAGAAAGACCGAGTAGAGGCAGAGCTCAAGGCCCTAGGCCAGGTGCTGGATTCG CACGGCGTCCACATGAACACTGGCCTGACTACCTTTGACGGCTTCCCGCGCAGTGACATTGATGTCGCTCAAA TACGGACAACGCGGGCGCGCATCATACGGCTGAAGAACGACTACAAGGACCTCATGTCGCGCATCGAAAAGGGCCTCCACGAGCACCACGCGCGCCTGGCAGAGCAAGCCAACAACCCCGCGGCCGGCCAAACACAGGATGCAGGGCTCGGTGCACCGCCTGCGGCTCTCGAGGCGCCCTTTGCAAAAGTCAACAGCGTCGTAGCAGGGAGCCCGGCCGAGACAGCTGGACTTAAGATGGGCGATACCATTACAAAGTTTGGATGGGTGGACTGGACAAACCACGAGAGGCTGTCGCGCGTGGCAGAGGCCGTGTCACAGAACGAGGGG ATCCCCATCACGGTCAAGGCGCTGCGACCCAACGCATCGGGCGGACCAGCAGAGAGTGTGCAGATGCAGCTCACACCACGGCGGAACTGGGGCGGGCGAGGGCTTTTGGGCTGCCACTTGCTGCCCATGTAG
- a CDS encoding GTPase SAR1 and related small G protein has translation MADAASTVPTFKLVLVGDGGTGKTTFVKRHLTGEFEKKYIATLGVEVHPLAFTTNLGPIQFDVWDTAGQEKFGGLRDGYYINGQCGIIMFDVTSRITYKNVPNWHRDLKNLQYYDISAKSNYNFEKPFLWLARKLVGNQTLDFVAAPALAPPEVQVDQAVLDQYRQEMENAAQMPLPDEDDADL, from the exons ATGGCCGACGCTGCAAGCACCGTCCCTACCTTCAAGCTCGTGCTTGTCGGTGACGGTGGTACCGGAAAG ACGACCTTTGTCAAGCGTCATTTGACTGGAGAATTCGAGAAGAAGTACATTGCGACGCTCGGTGTCGAAGTCCACCCGCTTGCCTTCACCACC AACCTTGGCCCCATTCAATTCGACGTGTGGGACACCGCAGGCCAGGAGAAGTTCGGTGGTCTCCGTGATGGATACTACATCAATGGCCAGTGCGGTATCATCATGTTCGATGTTACCTCGCGTATCACATACAAGAACGTCCCCAACTGGCACC GTGACTTG AAGAACCTCCAGTACTACGACATCTCCGCCAAGTCCAACTACAACTTCGAGAAGCCCTTCCTCTGGCTCGCCCGGAAACTGGTCGGTAACCAGACGCTCGACTTTGTTGCCGCCCCGGCTCTCGCGCCTCCCGAGGTTCAGGTCGACCAGGCTGTGCTCGATCAGTACCGACAGGAGATGGAGAACGCCGCCCAGATGCCTCTTCCCGATGAGGACGATGCCGATTTGTAG
- a CDS encoding putative c6 zinc finger domain-containing protein, with translation MSMPAHSMTGAPSMAGGVDPAFWGGHRDFSSDSTSPISSSLRLHMSPSTSVTTQSSVNGGTPPAQTPQSDGGRGNSQPAPKNSQRQSNNEQTRASVAVACVPCRSRHLKCDGGVRCSRCRTDNVECTYIKSRRGWKGKRKNKDENGAPATVNGLSVSEAPVIHAGAGLPSPEYSYNGDLNQLSPTHGLGVRPVAPPVAQLNLNGTARLNRFGHHGPETAVQAFYHYFYNSHPFCLPEVRLADLFKQRHAPLLEYAIQFIGSSYIPSVPTAMYKEALDRQINNGNFPRDAWSVQALLLFSIGLHAHNEVPRAAQVFAIAQNLTLEIGLNRIEFALMHGENDPQLEESWRRTWWSMFTANGMMTAVNPGVQFRLKDVVSDVPLPCENSQYFSGQIPYPSTLQDYDDSAFLPSLVTFSSFTYLIDAIRILGKVFECARLDSTFEYHAVDVVDQYLCNWRLHLPTSKMDIVNNDGHVDEVLFQAHMVNAGSTIMLHRPRSSLGFGRVEGVNICVQPGQVLLPTQTREIHTAKCLTAAENISSLIRLPGQLLFHTPFFTCVVVMASVVHLSYWSFLVPDGQDDIIKQSIRLDVGTLQQYSNTWLIANVVLGQVRGVAHTLFNSKKAMSIHLWSNIDQHDVIRNVIEEGSHVPQQQYAQLIAP, from the exons ATGTCGATGCCTGCCCACTCCATGACGGGCGCCCCTTCCATGGCGGGTGGCGTGGATCCCGCTTTCTGGGGCGGCCACCGCGACTTCTCATCCGACTCCACTTCGCCCATATCATCATCGCTCCGACTTCACATGTCGCCTTCTACCAGTGTTACCACGCAAAGTAGCGTCAATGGCGGCACTCCGCCTGCACAGACGCCCCAGTCTGATGGTGGGAGAGGGAACTCACAGCCTGCACCGAAGAACAGCCAGAGGCAATCAAACAACGAACAAACAAGGGCCTCAGTCGCAGTCGCGTGTGTTCCGTGCCGGAGCAGACATCTTAAATGCGACGGTGGAGTACGGTGTTCCCGATGTAGGACCGATAATGTGGAATGTACCTACATTAAGTCACGACGCGGCTGGAAGGGGAAGCGCAAGAACAAGGACGAGAATGGCGCGCCGGCGACGGTCAACG GTCTATCTGTTTCCGAGGCTCCAGTCATCCATGCGGGTGCTGGCCTTCCATCACCCGAGTACTCTTATAACGGCGACCTGAATCAACTCTCCCCGACTCATGGCCTTGGCGTCCGTCCAGTAGCGCCACCAGTTGCTCAACTCAACCTGAACGGAACTGCACGCCTGAACCGCTTTGGTCACCATGGTCCGGAGACTGCGGTTCAAGCTTTTTACCATTACTTTTACAACTCACATCCCTTCTGCCTGCCCGAGGTGAGGTTAGCGGATCTCTTCAAGCAGAGACATGCCCCGCTCCTGGAATATGCCATCCAATTCATCGGGTCAAGTTACATACCCTCGGTACCAACTGCAATGTACAAGGAAGCTTTGGACCGCCAGATCAACAACGGTAACTTTCCAAGGGATGCGTGGTCGGTCCAAGCTCTGCTCCTCTTCTCCATTGGTCTCCATGCGCATAACGAGGTGCCTCGAGCCGCACAAGTCTTTGCCATAGCTCAGAACCTGACCCTGGAGATTGGTCTTAACCGGATTGAGTTTGCCCTGATGCACGGTGAGAACGACCCGCAGCTAGAAGAGAGCTGGCGGAGAACGTGGTGGTCCATGTTCACGGCCAATGGCATGATGACAGCCGTCAACCCAGGTGTGCAGTTCAGACTAAAGGATGTCGTGTCTGATGTTCCGCTTCCATGCGAGAACAGCCAGTATTTCTCAGGT CAAATACCGTACCCATCAACACTCCAAGACTATGACGATTCCGCTTTTCTCCCCTCACTCGTCACCTTCAGCTCCTTCACCTACCTCATTGACGCCATCCGGATCTTGGGCAAAGTCTTCGAATGCGCGCGTCTCGACTCGACGTTTGAATACCATGCCGTCGATGTGGTGGACCAGTACCTATGCAACTGGCGGTTGCACCTCCCGACGTCCAAGATGGACATTGTGAATAACGATGGTCATGTCGACGAGGTGCTTTTTCAAGCACACATGGTCAATGCTGGCAGCACCATCATGCTGCATAGACCAAGAAGTAGTCTGGGCTTTGGACGAGTTGAAGGTGTAAACATTTGTGTGCAACCAGGACAGGTACTCCTCCCAACGCAAACACGGGAGATCCACACGGCAAAGTGCTTGACGGCTGCTGAAAACATATCCTCCCTCATCCGACTACCCGGACAACTACTCTTCCACACGCCCTTCTTCACCTGCGTCGTCGTCATGGCATCGGTTGTGCATCTTTCCTATTGGTCTTTCCTCGTCCCCGACGGCCAAGACGACATCATAAAGCAATCGATTCGTCTCGATGTTGGTACCCTGCAACAATACTCCAACACCTGGCTCATTGCCAATGTTGTCCTCGGTCAGGTCCGCGGTGTAGCCCACACGCTCTTCAACAGCAAGAAGGCGATGAGCATCCATCTGTGGAGCAACATCGACCAACACGACGTTATCCGGAACGTCATCGAGGAGGGAAGCCATGTCCCACAGCAGCAATATGCTCAGCTGATCGCTCCGTAA
- a CDS encoding GalE, UDP-glucose 4-epimerase, translating into MSSSSSMFSCSPSASPAAVSTPETQKSVLFDDDVVADPLDIAGSDSPFIMVVGGLGYIGSHTTLELLKEGYNVLVVDDLSNSYENVLSRIRILALEYCAAQGKQMPTLQFRKLDYRSSQMKVVLSEYSSYCIGSKPAPNAVRFPFSTLQRMDSGIDIAMDDVQRPVLERRSRISGVIHFAAYKSVEESIRMPLRYYNNNVCGLVDFLGLLEEFGIKNFVFSSSATVYGEGANCGVPLREELCVHHTESFVDNQGVEQSVLPGVMGLTSPYGRSKFMCESILADLAVSDPTWAITALRYFNPVGCHESGLLGEDPRQKPSNLIPVIATVLTGTKPVLDIFGTDWNTPDGTAVRDFIHVVDLARGHIAALAASAAGRTKGAFRTYNLGTGRGHSVREVLGSLEGASQRKIPAREVGRRPGDVGFCVAEVRRAETELQWRAERSLDDCSGDVWNFTKARCAGSRESDPMVC; encoded by the exons ATGTCGTCATCTTCATCGATGTTTTCATGCTCGCCGTCCGCATCGCCCGCGGCCGTCAGCACACCAGAAACCCAAAAATCCGTACTCTTCGACGACGATGTGGTTGCGGATCCCCTCGACATTGCCGGATCGGATTCTCCATTCATCATGGTTGTCGGTGGGCTCGGATATATCGGCTCGCATACAACACTGGAGCTGCTCAAGGAAGGCTACAACGTCCTCGTCGTTGACGATCTCAGCAACTCATACGAAAACGTTTTGAGCAGGATCAGAATCCTCGCACTCGAATATTGCGCGGCACAAGGAAAGCAAATGCCAACATTGCAGTTCCGGAAGCTTGACTACAGAAGCTCTCAGATGAAAGTCGTGCTGTCTGAGTATTCATCATACTGTATCGGCAGTAAACCAGCACCAAACGCGGTTCGGTTCCCCTTTTCGACGCTGCAGCGAATGGATTCCGGTATCGACATAGCAATGGATGATGTACAGCGTCCCGTTCTTGAGCGTAGATCCAGAATCTCGGGGGTGATCCATTTTGCGGCGTACAAGTCCGTCGAAGAGAGTATCCGGATGCCACTGAGATACTACAACAACAACGTCTGTGGGCTAGTAGACTTTCTGGGTCTGCTGGAGGAGTTTGGAATCAAGAACTTTGTATTTTCGTCGTCGGCAACGGTTTACGGCGAAGGTGCCAACTGCGGAGTGCCTCTCCGTGAAGAGCTGTGTGTTCATCACACGGAGTCTTTCGTAGACAACCAAGGAGTTGAACAGAGCGTGCTTCCAGGAGTTATGGGTCTAACATCTCCCTACGGACGGTCCAAGTTCATGTGCGAATCCATCTTGGCAGATCTTGCGGTGTCCGACCCAACATGGGCCATTACAGCGCTGCGATACTTCAACCCG GTCGGATGTCACGAGTCTGGTCTTTTGGGCGAGGATCCACGGCAGAAGCCCAGCAATCTGATTCCAGTCATCGCAACAGTGCTGACAGGGACTAAGCCAGTACTGGACATCTTCGGCACTGACTGGAACACACCCGATGGTACAGCTGTTCGTGACTTCATCCACGTAGTCGATCTGGCTCGGGGTCACATTGCAGCACTAGCGGCCTCGGCTGCTGGTCGTACCAAAGGCGCCTTCCGTACCTACAACCTTG GTACTGGACGAGGACATAGCGTCCGTGAGGTGCTTGGGAGTCTGGAAGGAGCGTCCCAGCGGAAGATCCCAGCGCGGGAAGTTGGCCGTAGACCGGGTGACGTTGGCTTCTGCGTGGCAGAGGTGCGCCGAGCTGAAACCGAGCTGCAATGGAGAGCAGAGCGGTCTCTGGACGACTGTTCCGGAGACGTTTGGAACTTCACAAAGGCTCGATGTGCCGGATCGCGGGAGTCTGATCCAATGGTGTGCTAG
- a CDS encoding DUF297 domain containing protein — protein MDAKPAARRPWSLRRKLLLIVLPLVIIVLALALGLGLGLTLGGSGDDNSSSPPTSTLTPLPSPNSTVPWTPAVSSTWQIILNHPPVLDKDASNTTPDVSIFDIDLFDTPKETIQQLHALGKKVICYFSAGSYENWRPDASEFKPEDLGHNLDGWPGEKWLKLSSDNVRRIMKERMKMAVEKGCDGVDPDNVDAYQNDNGLGLTSNDSINYVEYLSSITAPLKLALGLKNAGDIIPAVLPLVHFSVNEQCVKYSECATFAPFIAAGKPVFHIEYPDGAGAEQGLKEDVVGEFCATNGKGDGSQGFSTLLKKMELDGWVEYCDKVVETTDVNENLGGGKGNGGDRKR, from the exons ATGGACGCCAAACCTGCAGCACGCCGACCATGGAGTCTGCGCCGAAAACTCCTTCTCATCGTCCTTCCCCTCGTCATCATCGTTCTAGCCCTAGCGCTAGGTCTTGGTCTGGGTCTGACGCTCGGAGGAAGCGGAGACGACAATAGCTCCTCTCCTCCTACCTCCACGCTAACCCCGCTTCCATCTCCGAACTCGACAGTTCCCTGGACACCCGCCGTATCGTCGACATGGCAAATCATCCTCAACCATCCGCCTGTGCTGGACAAGGACGCTTCAAACACCACGCCTGATGTATCCATCTTCGATATTGATCTCTTCGATACCCCAAAGGAAACTATCCAGCAGCTGCACGCACTGGGCAAGAAAGTGATATGTTATTTCAGCGCGGGGAGCTACGAAAACTGGCGACCTGATGCAAGCGAGTTCAAGCCAGAGGATCTCGGACACAATCTCGATGGCTGGCCCGGCGAAAAATGGTTGAAGCTCAGCAGCGATAATGTGCGACGCATCATGAAGGAGAGGATGAAAATGGCCGTCGAAAAGGGATGTGACGGTGTCGATCCCGATAACGTGGACGCATAT CAAAACGATAACGGTCTCGGGCTGACGTCGAATGACTCCATCAACTACGTGGAGTACCTCTCGTCGATCACTGCGCCCCTGAAGCTTGCCCTCGGTCTCAAAAACGCCGGTGACATCATTCCAGCTGTGCTACCCCTGGTCCACTTCTCGGTCAATGAGCAGTGTGTCAAGTACTCCGAATGCGCTACCTTTGCGCCTTTCATCGCTGCTGGCAAGCCTGTGTTTCACATCGAGTATCCAGACGGTGCTGGGGCGGAGCAAGGGCTGAAGGAGGATGTAGTGGGAGAATTCTGTGCAACGAATGGGAAAGGCGATGGGAGCCAAGGCTTCAGCACCTTGTTGAAGAAGATGGAATTAGATGGTTGGGTGGAGTACTGTGACAAGGTCGTAGAGACTACGGATGTAAACGAGAATCTTGGTGGAGGCAAAGGCAATGGAGGAGACCGAAAGCGataa